The nucleotide window TATTATTTCCGGAAAAAAGAACTGGTCTGGTGGAATTTGATCATGTCACTTTTTCTTATCCCGGAGCAGACGTACCGGTCTTAAAAGACATTTCATTTGTAGCTAAATCAGGTGAAACTACAGCCTTTATTGGTAGTACTGGTAGTGGCAAATCTACTCTCATAAATTTGATACCGAGATTTTATGATGTTACCAATGGGATAATTAAAATTGATGGGGTTGATATTCGCCAAGTAAAATTAGAAGATTTATATAGTGGCATTGGTTATGTGCCACAACAAGGGGTGTTATTTTCTGGCACCGTAAACAGCAATATTAAATACGGAGCGCCAGACGCCACAGTTGAAGCTGTAAAGCAAGCTGTTAAGACGGCGCAGGCCACTGAGTTTGTTGAGAAACTAGACGGTGGTTATGATGCACCAATTGCCCAAAGTGGCACAAATGTATCTGGTGGACAGAAACAAAGACTATCGATTGCGCGAGCCATTATTCGTCAACCACAGATCTACATTTTTGATGATAGTTTTTCCGCTCTCGATATGAAAACAGATGCCTTATTACGCCAAGCTTTACGAGCTGAAACACACGATAAAACTGTTTTGATAGTGGCACAAAGAATTAGTACTATCATGCAAGCTGATAAAATTATTGTGCTGGATGAAGGCAATGTTGTAGGGCAAGGCACACATCAAGAGTTAATGAAAACCTGTGCGGTGTATCGTGAAATTGCTTCATCACAGTTGTCTGAAACTGAATTAAGTACGATATCAATATGAGTAAGGCCGGAGATAATTTTGGTCCAATGGGGCGTGGCGCCGGTATGATGCAAGGTGGTGAAAAATCCAAGAACTTTTCTGTTACCATGAAACGGTTATTATCGTACCTGCGTCCGTTCTGGTGGTCGATTGGTATTGTATTATTTTTCGCGTTGGCTAGTACCATATTTGCTATTGTCAGTCCAAGAATATTAGGTGATATGACTAATCAGGTAGTACTGGATTTAATGCAACGATCAGAGTTTCATTATGACAAATTACTCACCTATGTTTATGAATTAATAGCACTATATGTGTTAAGTGCACTGTTTAGTTATATCCAAAGTTGGATTATGAGTGGCGTAGCGCAAAAAATATCCTATAAGTTTAGGCGTGATTTGGTTGAAAAAATTGGGCGCATGCCATTAAAATATTTCGATTCCAATACCCATGGTGAAATATTAAGCCGCGTCACTAATGATGTTGATACAGTGAGTCAATCACTTAATCAGAGCTTATCTCAAATTATTACCTCAGTGACTTTGATTCTTGGTATTTTAGGCATGATGTTATCGATCAGTTGGCAGATGACTGGTGTATCTCTGGTAGTATTGCCATTGAGTTTTGGATTGATCGGTATAATTGCTAAACGATCACAACGTTATTTTAAGCAACAGCAAGAAGTATTAGGGCATCTCAATGGTCATGTGGAAGAAATGTATTCCGGACATAATGTGATGCGCGTGTTCAATGCCCAACAGCGGTCGGTGGAAAAATTTCGTAGTATCAACGATAAACTGTATGTTAGTGCCTGGAAATCACAGTTTCTCTCAGGTTTATTAATGCCTCTCATGAGTTTTGTTAGTAACATTAGTTATGTTGGTGTGTCGGTTGTGGGTGGTTGGCTGGCCATCAATGGTAAGGTTAGTATTGGAGACATTCAAGCGTTTATACAATATGTGCAGCAATTTAACCAACCAATTATTCAGACGGCCAACATAGCTAATGTTATGCAATCAACCGCCGCAGCCGCTGAACGGGTGTTTGAATTTCTTGGTGAGTCAGAAGAAATATCTGATGCCGATCATCGTTTAGCCCTAACCAACGTGCGTGGCCAAGTTGAATTTGATCACGTGGTGTTTGGTTATGATCCAGCGCAAGTTATCATTAAAGATTTTACCGCGGTAATAAAACCCGGTCAGCGCGTGGCCATAGTCGGGCCAACCGGTGCCGGAAAAACTACCATGGTTAATTTATTGATGCGCTTTTATGATGTGCAAGCTGGCAGTATTAAAATTGATGGTGTCGATATTCGCCGTTTAGCCAGATCTGATGTACGTAAATTATTCGGCATGGTGCTACAAGACACGTGGTTATTCAATGGTACGATCAAAGACAATTTAGCTTACGGTAAACCGAGTGCCGCAGAGTCAGACATTACGGCGGCCGCTAAAAATGCCCATGCGGATCATTTTGTGCATTCACTACCACATGGTTACGATATGGTGTTAGATGAAGACACTAATAACATTTCGCAGGGTGAGAAACAATTACTCACCATTGCTCGTGCCATGTTGGTAAAAACCCCGATGCTTATTTTAGATGAAGCCACCAGTTCGGTTGATACCCGCACGGAAAGTTTAATTCAACAAGCCATGGAGCGTTTGATGGAAGGCAAAACCAGTTTTGTGATTGCGCATCGTTTATCCACTATTCGTAAGGCTGATTTAATTTTAGTAATGGATCATGGCAACATTGTTGAACAGGGGACACACCAATCATTATTACAAAACAATGGTTTTTACGCCTCGATCTATAATAGCCAGTTTGTGGGTGCTAACTAAATGGCGTCTCGACGATACAATATACGCTTGGCTATTTCTACTATACCTAAATAAACAATTACTAATCCGGCAATGGTAAGCATGACATACCAAGGTAGAGGGGAGAAATTAAATATATCTCCCAGTGGAGTATAGGGTGTTAGCCAACCAATTATAACAGCAGTAACAGTGGAAAATATTAATAAATTACTGGCGCGACTTTGAATAAAAGGTAAGCGTTTGGTTCTAATGATGTGTATGACCAGTGTTTGCGTAGCCAGCGATTCTATAAACCAACCGGTTTGAAAGGCGGATTCACCTAACTGAAAGACAGAGAAGAGAATATAGAAAGTTAGTAAATCAAACACGGAACTGATCGGGCCAAACACATACATGAATTTTTTTACAAAGGCTAGATTCCATTTTTTTGGTTTGTTCAACCAATCAGCATCCACATTATCCCAGGGAATAGTGATTTGCGATATATCGTAAATAAAATTATTAAATAGAATCTGGATTGGCAACATTGGTAAAAATGGTAGATACACCACAGCTCCTAACACGCTGAACATGTTGCCGAAATTTGAGCTTAAACCCATCATGATATATTTCATCGTGTTACCAAAAGCCCGGCGGCCTTCAATAACACCTTCAATTACCACACCCAAATGTTTTTTGGTTAAAATAATATCAGCGGTTTCTTTGGCAATATCAACGGCGTTATTAACTGAAATACCGACGTCGGCGGTTTTTAATGACGGGGCATCGTTGATACCATCACCCATGTATCCAACCACATGGCCACGACCACGCAACACGGCAATAATGCGATTTTTTTCGTCTGGAGAAAACCGCGCGAAGATGGTGGTGGCTTCGGCGCGCACGGCTAGGGCATCATTAGACAAAGTCGCCAGTTCACTCCCAGACATAACACCTCTGACCTCTAACCCAACATCACGACAAATTTTTTCTGTGACTAATTCATTATCTCCCGTAATGACCTTTATTTCGATACCATATTTTTCTAGTTTCAATAAAACTTTGCGGACATCAGTTTTGGCTGGATCCAGAAATGATACCAAACCGGTCAAAGTTAAATCGGCTTCATCGGCTATAGTATATTTATCTTTGGCGGCTAAATTTGGTTTGGTCGCCAAAGCCAACACACGGTAACCTTCTGCACTTAATTTTTTATAATAATCGAAAGCAGTTTGCTTCATGTCTTCTGTTAGGGGATAGGTTTTGCCGCCACGGTAATAGTGAGTACAATGGGAAATTACAGCCTCCGGTGCCCCTTTGGTAATCATCACTCGACCGTTCGGACCCAGCACAGCGATACTCATCATTTTACGCACAAAATCAAACGGAATTTCTTCAGTTTTTTTATAAGCAGCAATGTCGGTTTTTTTGTAAGTGAGTACAGCGTTATCGAGTGGGTTTTTGACGCCGGTTTGGTAGGTGCTATTCAAGTAAGTGTAGATAAAAACAGTTTCATCGTGCTTGCCAAATATATCCGTGTAGTTTACTAGCTGAATATTATCTTCGGTTAAGGTGCCGGTTTTATCAGTACATAAAATATCCATACTGCCAAAATTTGGAATGGACGATAATTTTTTTACAATCACACCACTTTTGGCCATGCGTTGCGAACTGCGCGCCATCGTAATAGACATCACCATCGGGAGTAATTCCGGGGTGACACCAACCGCAATAGCAATGGCGAAAATGAAAGATTCTAAGAAATTATGATGCAGTACAGCGTTGGCCAAAAAAACTAGTAGTGTAATAGCCAAAATAACTTTGGTGATAAAAAAGCCAAATTTGGTGATACCTAATTCAAATTCATCATTGGAACCCTTTTCTAAAATACTTTTGGCAATTTTACCAAACTCAGTATTCTGACCAGTTTGAAACACCACTGCCGTAGCCGTACCGCTCACCACACTGGAACCAAGAAAAACTATGTTGGTGTTGCGACTGTCAGTTTCAGTGGCGGCAACGAGCACCTCTGGAGTTTTTTCTTGGGGGTAAGATTCACCGGTCAAAGCCGATTGATTAACAAATAAATCATCGGCTTCAATAATGCGTGCATCAGCCGGCACTAAATCACCTGAACTTAAAAAAATTATATCACCAGCACAAATTTGAGAAGCTTTTGTCTCAAGTTTATTGCCCCCACGGATCACAGTGGTTGTGACACTAACTTTTTCTTTTAATTTTTTAGCCGCATTATTAGCACTATGTTCTTCAAAGAAATCTAAAATAACACTCGCCAATATCATGACAACAATAACCACTAAGCTTTTTGTTTCACCCAGATAACCAGAAATGAGCGCGGCAGATAGCAAAATAATTATTAGAGGATTCTTAAAGTGAGATAAAAATTCAACAATAACGCCAAGTTCTTTTTTCTCAGAAATGGTGTTGTAACCGAACTGCTCTAAACGTGCCTTAGCCTCAGCCGCGGATAAACCAGCTGGAGTGGTGTTTAATTTTTGTAAACTTTGTTCAACCGAGGCGGTAGAATAAAAGTCTAAATTATCTGACATAGTTATTTTTATATCCCTAACTTCTGATTTAGGTGTTTCCACATAGCCTTACCAACCGTGACACCAGCTTTAGCTTTTGGATGTCCATCGTACGGATCTGCCACATAGATTTTTTTCAAAAACCCGGCGTCATTATCAAGCAGGCGATGCAGGTGGAAAGGAGCTAAGTTAGCACCGCTGTAATTAGTGAGATAATCTGTTGTCAGCCATTGGTCAAAAGCGATTGCGCGAGCAGCTTCAGCGGAGTCGGTCATGTCTTTTGGTAAAGGCGGAGTAGATAACGGGACAAACAAAACATTCGGGTGACTCTCATACACACTATAAAGTTCATTATAGTAATCTTTATATTGTGCCAACATGGTATCTGATGTAATGGCACTGGCCGGGAAACAGGATTTAAAAATAATAATATCTGCGTCACCAAACGTGGTCCAAGAATTGGCGTCATTAAACAAGTCGTTAAAATCCTGCGGATCAGTATTGCCATTCCACCAGGGGGCTTGGCCGGTGTAACCATGGTTTGATAAATAAGTTTCCATACCACCTTTCATGGTGGTTCCATTCCAGTAAATTTCCCCGGTCGAGTGATGCACGAAAAAAACATTTTTATGTTCACCAGCGGTAGCATAGGCCGGCACAACACTACTAAAGAGAAATAAAATTAGGCTGATAGTGAATATTTTCATAACTATATGTTACTTGATTGGTGGTGTTAGGTCAAAAAATATGGTTTAATATCTATATTAGATTTAAAATATTTAAAATATGAAAAAAGCTTGGTGGCTAATTATAATTGGTGGAGTGGTTGTGAGTGGAGTAGTGGCAGTGTTGTTGGTAAGTTGGTTTGTCTGGAAAATGATGTCTACTCGTCAGCCAACTGATCCGGTACCTTATGATAAATCTTATGGGACTATTTGCCCTGTAGGATTACAATTCATAGCCAGCAAAGATGGGGCAACGGTGGATTGTCAATGTCCGGATGGTTATACTAAAGATAGTATCATGATTGGCTCTTCAAGTGGTGATGCCTGTTATGGCCCCGGTACAGAGTGCCCGATATTTTCCGTTACTTGTATATTAAAATGATTTATTATTACCGCCTCCGCGCCCAAGACGATTTAGGCAATGTCAGTGTTTGGTCTGAACCGGTCATGGCTAAGTAATATAATTTATATCAAATAAATAGAAGACCCCAAGACGTTTCGCAGAAACATCTTGGGGGGGTGGGTGTGGGGGGTGCTTTTACAGCACGCGCTCCCACACGGTGATGCAGAACCACACCCAGGCGACACCGCCCGGGGTGATCACGAACAGAGAGATGGGGGAAAGAATCAGAATCATCTCCCAGAACTTCGGGTCGCTCAGCGTTGAGATCACTTGCTCGGTGGTGTTCATTTCAGGCCCCTTTTGTTGAAGGCGGCGGCAGTTTAGCAGGAAAAAAGGGAGTTGTCAAGACCCTGTACTGGAATGTGGTTGATAATAAACTTTAGTCAAAGTTAATGTAATAGTGATTTTTTTGGCTCTTGAAAAATAATACATTTTATGGTACGATACCGCCATGGATACAGTAAAAAAAGCTAATAATCAAGATCTTTCTGAAAAGAAAATCATATTTAAAGCGGTAGAACGATCTGCTCAAATTGAGGGTTTGAGTTTACAAAGGGCTCGATCAAATTTAAAGGTTATTATTGAATTGCAGAAACATGGTCGAGCTTTCGCGTTATAGTGTAAGTTAGATAATCATCAAATGCAGAAAAAGTTGAAACCAAACCAGTTCTACCTAAATTAAAACGCTATATAGATAAAGAAGAACCGGTCGGAATCATATACCTCATTGGTAACGGCATCATACAGTTGGGTTTGGCCTAAACCAAATAGGGGATATAATCCGCCAACTTCCGCTTGATTGGAAGTTTCGGAGGCCATTTCGGCATTTAGTTTGGCATTGAGCAGCATATCCATGGGGGTGGAAAGTTGACCGAACATATCATTGAACAAGTCGTCTAAACCTAAAAACTCTAATAAATCACCCACCCAATCTGGCATAATCATATCTGGCATGGTAAAACTGGCACTAATTACTTCGGATGAGTGCGCGGCCTGATCAGCGACGCGACCTTCTTCACCGACTTCATAACCAGGTAAAGTTTTGTTGACATAATCTAACAGTTTACCCTTAACACCTTGCGGTTCACCATCCACGGTTTGGCCAAAATCACTTAATAAAGCCACTTGAGGCAAACTTAACGTGGTGCGAAGTCTAAGATTTTTATTATTGCCGGGGTTGGACACATAATATTGCATGTGAACTGGCAGTTCGCGAGCGTAAACTGGCACACCTTTGGTCTTAACCAATAGGCTGGGAGGTAAATCTTTAAAAGTAAAAGAGCCATGTTCATAAACTAACGTAGCACCATTACCACTTAGCGCCACTGAGCCAGGGAAAGTTTCTGCGATCATACGCAATGGGCGTTGCGTACTGTGTGGGTAATTCCAATCGAAGACATAAACATACTCGTGACCATCAGTAACAGCGATCCATTTACCATTATTGGACATAGCCACATCAGTTTCACCACCGCTACGCATAAACTTCCAAAGTTGCCGGCCAGTGGTGCCTTTATAGCCGTAGTAACCATCATTGGTTGTTAACACCAGTTTTTTACCGTTACTCGAGAGTGCTACCACCGGATCATTATCGCTGGCAATATTTTTAGTCCACAAGGTATTTGAATTATGAACATTAATACCATATAAAGTAAAACCGCCATACGTTAGATCGTCATCAGCGCGCAATAAGTAACCATAGGTACAATCCTTGTCACCACAGCCAGCCGACAGTATTTCTGTGGCACTTTGTTTAATCCACAGTCTGTCATCACTTTGCGTATCAAGATAAGCAGTCGTGTAATCGGTGCTGGCAAAAATATTATTGCCAGATTGTGTCATGGTTAAACTATTCACAAAATAACCAGGTTCAGCTATCTCCCAAGTACGCACCGGTGTACTGCTACCGCGTTGCCATAAAGTAACACTACCGCCACGATCACCGGCGGCAAGGTACTGCCCATCGTCTGATAACACACAAACATCATAAGCATAAATATTATCACTGTATTCCCATAACAAAGTGGCTTGAGTAATATCATAAACCCAAATTTCGCTTCCACAGGCGATGACCGTTGAACCATCGGCCGATAAAGCTAAATCAAGCATCGCTTCATTATCACCTACTGAGTAACCCCAAGCCGGCGTGGTTTTATTATCTTTAAAAACTACCATGTCAGCTTCGGCCGTCACATCCAAACCACCAATGGCCGCGGCCACTGAACCATCATCAGATAGGGTTAAACTGTTATAGTGGTAGTTAGAATCCATCGTGTCTGGATCAGAGTCGGAATAGGTGTAAGTGTAATCTTGGTAGGTGGCTGACGCGACACTGGTCAAAACCACAAACAAAAGTCCGCTCATTAAACCAGATTTGAATAGTGTTTTCATATTAGACATAGTTTTTTGTCTTAAATTTTTATTGAGTACAGTATAACAGGAGTGACAGTTTAACAAAAGTTCAGCACCAATTGTGTGTCTAACTTGAGTATTATTAGAATTTGGTATATACTTAGTATATAAAATAATCATAATAGGTTATTATATGACTATAAGAAATACCATTTTAAGCCAAAAAGACCATTATTTGCTGGAAAATCTATTAGCAAAGCATGGTGATGTTGTTCAATTTGAGCAGATTGTTCAAGAGGCTAAACACTATACCAGTAATCGACAATCAGTTCGTAATTGGGTTAATAAGCTCACACAAACAGGTTGGTTAGTGCGGCTGCAACGTGGCACATATGTCATTTCTTCGATGGAATCATTAGGTGCAATCACACTAGCTTCACCCACTGTAGCGCAGATTATTGTACCCCAATCCTATGTTTCATTTGAAGCGGCGTTACAACATCATGGCATGTTTGATCAGATGTTAAAAATTATCCGATCCGTTTCATTAAAAAAAGAAACAGTGAAAGTAATTCAAGATATTCAGTATCATTTTGTATATACTACCCAGGAACAATATTATGGATTTATCGAAGAAAAACTTGATAATCGAATAGTAAAAATTGCCACAGCCGAGAAAGCGTT belongs to Patescibacteria group bacterium and includes:
- the mgtA gene encoding magnesium-translocating P-type ATPase, which codes for MSDNLDFYSTASVEQSLQKLNTTPAGLSAAEAKARLEQFGYNTISEKKELGVIVEFLSHFKNPLIIILLSAALISGYLGETKSLVVIVVMILASVILDFFEEHSANNAAKKLKEKVSVTTTVIRGGNKLETKASQICAGDIIFLSSGDLVPADARIIEADDLFVNQSALTGESYPQEKTPEVLVAATETDSRNTNIVFLGSSVVSGTATAVVFQTGQNTEFGKIAKSILEKGSNDEFELGITKFGFFITKVILAITLLVFLANAVLHHNFLESFIFAIAIAVGVTPELLPMVMSITMARSSQRMAKSGVIVKKLSSIPNFGSMDILCTDKTGTLTEDNIQLVNYTDIFGKHDETVFIYTYLNSTYQTGVKNPLDNAVLTYKKTDIAAYKKTEEIPFDFVRKMMSIAVLGPNGRVMITKGAPEAVISHCTHYYRGGKTYPLTEDMKQTAFDYYKKLSAEGYRVLALATKPNLAAKDKYTIADEADLTLTGLVSFLDPAKTDVRKVLLKLEKYGIEIKVITGDNELVTEKICRDVGLEVRGVMSGSELATLSNDALAVRAEATTIFARFSPDEKNRIIAVLRGRGHVVGYMGDGINDAPSLKTADVGISVNNAVDIAKETADIILTKKHLGVVIEGVIEGRRAFGNTMKYIMMGLSSNFGNMFSVLGAVVYLPFLPMLPIQILFNNFIYDISQITIPWDNVDADWLNKPKKWNLAFVKKFMYVFGPISSVFDLLTFYILFSVFQLGESAFQTGWFIESLATQTLVIHIIRTKRLPFIQSRASNLLIFSTVTAVIIGWLTPYTPLGDIFNFSPLPWYVMLTIAGLVIVYLGIVEIAKRILYRRDAI
- a CDS encoding type IV toxin-antitoxin system AbiEi family antitoxin domain-containing protein, whose amino-acid sequence is MTIRNTILSQKDHYLLENLLAKHGDVVQFEQIVQEAKHYTSNRQSVRNWVNKLTQTGWLVRLQRGTYVISSMESLGAITLASPTVAQIIVPQSYVSFEAALQHHGMFDQMLKIIRSVSLKKETVKVIQDIQYHFVYTTQEQYYGFIEEKLDNRIVKIATAEKALLDLLHFHRSLYAVDIVQEKFREYKSDIDLQRLIELLRRQTVTVQRIVGFVLDQIQYDTSQLYILIQTDRSVSKMTTDSTKFSAKWRLYYHQHFEQ
- a CDS encoding ABC transporter ATP-binding protein; this encodes MGRGAGMMQGGEKSKNFSVTMKRLLSYLRPFWWSIGIVLFFALASTIFAIVSPRILGDMTNQVVLDLMQRSEFHYDKLLTYVYELIALYVLSALFSYIQSWIMSGVAQKISYKFRRDLVEKIGRMPLKYFDSNTHGEILSRVTNDVDTVSQSLNQSLSQIITSVTLILGILGMMLSISWQMTGVSLVVLPLSFGLIGIIAKRSQRYFKQQQEVLGHLNGHVEEMYSGHNVMRVFNAQQRSVEKFRSINDKLYVSAWKSQFLSGLLMPLMSFVSNISYVGVSVVGGWLAINGKVSIGDIQAFIQYVQQFNQPIIQTANIANVMQSTAAAAERVFEFLGESEEISDADHRLALTNVRGQVEFDHVVFGYDPAQVIIKDFTAVIKPGQRVAIVGPTGAGKTTMVNLLMRFYDVQAGSIKIDGVDIRRLARSDVRKLFGMVLQDTWLFNGTIKDNLAYGKPSAAESDITAAAKNAHADHFVHSLPHGYDMVLDEDTNNISQGEKQLLTIARAMLVKTPMLILDEATSSVDTRTESLIQQAMERLMEGKTSFVIAHRLSTIRKADLILVMDHGNIVEQGTHQSLLQNNGFYASIYNSQFVGAN
- a CDS encoding WD40 repeat domain-containing protein produces the protein MKTLFKSGLMSGLLFVVLTSVASATYQDYTYTYSDSDPDTMDSNYHYNSLTLSDDGSVAAAIGGLDVTAEADMVVFKDNKTTPAWGYSVGDNEAMLDLALSADGSTVIACGSEIWVYDITQATLLWEYSDNIYAYDVCVLSDDGQYLAAGDRGGSVTLWQRGSSTPVRTWEIAEPGYFVNSLTMTQSGNNIFASTDYTTAYLDTQSDDRLWIKQSATEILSAGCGDKDCTYGYLLRADDDLTYGGFTLYGINVHNSNTLWTKNIASDNDPVVALSSNGKKLVLTTNDGYYGYKGTTGRQLWKFMRSGGETDVAMSNNGKWIAVTDGHEYVYVFDWNYPHSTQRPLRMIAETFPGSVALSGNGATLVYEHGSFTFKDLPPSLLVKTKGVPVYARELPVHMQYYVSNPGNNKNLRLRTTLSLPQVALLSDFGQTVDGEPQGVKGKLLDYVNKTLPGYEVGEEGRVADQAAHSSEVISASFTMPDMIMPDWVGDLLEFLGLDDLFNDMFGQLSTPMDMLLNAKLNAEMASETSNQAEVGGLYPLFGLGQTQLYDAVTNEVYDSDRFFFIYIAF